The proteins below come from a single Antennarius striatus isolate MH-2024 chromosome 18, ASM4005453v1, whole genome shotgun sequence genomic window:
- the xirp1 gene encoding xin actin-binding repeat-containing protein 1 isoform X1, with product MSHKQVKGTPCFSVQQEVVATPGRAKHRKMAEESRNITISPSSPDEDLPPPPPPPVLPRPLDYEGVLPIPPPKETFSTFYQQRQKSELKRIFRHIHPDLRPSLDDAVDDEVMQAVRPESPPTDAAYQGEVQSMKWIFENWTLDNIGDPHATRKLLHDEELKGGDVRSTSSMFEHVDINRPASPRRQTSVRGDVRTSMWLFETQPMDTLNQLQGEEGELVEAVLKEPIQAGDVRGTRKLFESRPLSHLGRCQSIEDHSLLKLTSELQEQRGDLQKRVKLFQADPCCAIRDDSGGVHGIKSVCREEISSSNIRTARWLFETQPLDLINKGTDGVKIIRGISLEEGHRGGFDQKRWMFETQPFDTIQEVDKFVGTVAEGTEEAAVISKKKLFEMQPLATLKGDSEQKSLEKEEVLGGDVKTSLWLFETQPMETLSDSYEVGRLKKISLSADEQGEVKYKKQIFESCGIQNETSSKQEVVEKGDVKGFKRLFETIPLSKITHSEETVEKEKASASGNVKSNQEMFEATPLYAIKDSSGNLHKVTTVSREEFIQGKVQNYKWMFETRPLDELAETEGNVEVIKGITRQEDQSGDVKTAKWLFETQTIEGIHAKFNQREPSVVDQPQQGDVKTCKWLFETQPMDILYDKADKVHEKEDKETIDNTSVKSITWLFESQPLDSIRDGGEYSLKLCDTIKDRVRPEVGVQTVKHLFETETLHRIRLDSHPERGHRCVSQVSLQSGDVSWVKELFESQSLDEIGSEVEAATSEEKNPNVEKGSVHTFTWMFENCPMNLINKNDDDVNLQRVGCVESGDVRNKKFIFQTSSLDKLHPQPLEDKRFSAEHQGNNVDVKSSTMMFESQPLYAIRDKEGQFHEVTTVKKEEVLSGDVRGARWMFETKPLDAIQAENEVYVIRAVTQEDVKKGDVKSARWKFETQPLDSLTVRDEPSVKVIEDIGGSNVQLSKHIFESEQSSNKFVRMVSVTDVQRGDVRTSTWLFENQTIDSLKGEPEEQGELKTVHREDCQKGDVKRCTWLFESQPLDKIKESEDTSVQSPEDQIPKVDVKCTTWLFETTPLDKITADSVADTLSYLCQMGFVHSSGIIIEANESRNVHMAKYLFESNSGVQIQKEEVVGGNIRNIVLQLLLKTTLKPQITLLREVEKDKVNTTVMELPVYESAINFETDQRIQNIVQMIDGLLVQDKDVRKGILMQEGAGGQAEMSVYSLICNPESKSESQVRERGDIKSTIGSLLATASSQRTPASCRVDENEKGNVNLYKSCIEKGDLHYLKTLHTEASGDEVDNGIPAEESIDIVHGDVKEAKRSLCQQKDQVERTISDILPGDVKNTKKVFSSDCSVSVDSCVPREEIIPGNVVSAKQQLAVQPPVMVEKKDIVAGDIKATMQSLERAKQQSTCMEREVITPGTIYDMDLSAQGPEEDESQLQREVIIAGDVKAAKKSLELAKQQSMHVERDVIVPGKIYNLDVTAQEECTSVATQPTCSTPSRSQKIRTYPKVSSTEKDRESHVSFETCPQSAVVVSNCAQGSLPSFVVCEFNGQTTEDEVEVTRGDVKAAIRSLQSAATEPRLVDKEDIVRGNVQLALQSLEKSSLNVSKGDYKAAMIYRNSGRACSERSKTVLKECAVVSMPPSDAQLFPSISVTCEGQPSITTQNSTLNPVANGNPKSSITESVAPPPLPLKTSDKSSKQKPVLSPKPRWTKSVVVEEQDISPTPAPEFSGPMKDNSKNTAIHPKQGKHSPTDKTQHGEDNQETCCETHHRKHVEETMEDKPNCQTMMSNSTEVEMEKNVIQKINAAEEIQKYMKNQAGGDQQEKTTSLQEMRQNFERRESESLDRRKPSLSKKVKVKQENTSVAGQTHDQSQPTKQHHPDGKLQSQTTRNSVDASFIQQNDLNASQSKPEDKVVLREKKVKETDDERRQRLSVHKDEIMKGNVKAAMEIFENLRKREELKGILSQVQEIEGETSATDVGSLKIIYDNDVPVWMDAPSMNGKQHKTEGKKVEAQEDDLESISSVETAFEDLEKASKEIMNLKEQTLAKLLEIEDAIKKALYSVSSLKSEADIAGLSGLFDESLKSEQNFQPAKNIRKISIVSSKAKPDPMKETNDVGVLDSGPSKQEGPKQVHTKPLLRQSSSQSSPSFISIHSAARRPAEQPVPAMSTFKPRPEDPGANSDLGKESCRSPADRKMTVLQVKTVPEQSDGMIGTKTVSETYEETDGFGNVFVSTVTSRFFTKQSGSNSSSLFGLDSPTIMTSPLTPRSDRRSQDNVPSNAKKDGTVFVTFSQPREKH from the exons atgtcacacaaGCAGGTTAAAGGAACgccttgtttttctgttcaacaGGAAGTCGTCGCTACGCCAGGAAGAGCGAAACACAGGAAG ATGGCTGAAGAGTCCAGGAACATCACCATTTCACCATCGTCTCCCGATGAAGACttgcctccccctcctcctccccccgtcCTCCCCAGACCCCTGGACTATGAAGGTGTTCTCCCCATCCCCCCGCCCAAAGAAACCTTCTCCACCTTCTACCAGCAGCGGCAGAAGAGCGAGCTGAAGCGGATCTTCAGACACATCCACCCCGACCTGAGACCCAGTCTGGACGACGCCGTGGACGACGAGGTGATGCAGGCGGTGCGACCAGAAAGCCCGCCCACTGATGCGGCCTATCAGGGGGAAGTTCAGTCCATGAAGTGGATCTTTGAGAACTGGACCCTGGACAACATCGGGGATCCTCACGCCACCAGGAAGCTGCTACATGACGAGGAGCTGAAAGGAGGCGACGTCAGAAGCACCTCCTCCATGTTCGAGCATGTCGACATTAACCGACCGGCGTCTCCTAGGCGACAGACGTCGGTCAGAGGAGACGTGAGGACCTCCATGTGGCTGTTTGAGACCCAACCGATGGACACCCTGAACCAGCTCCAGGGCGAGGAGGGCGAGCTGGTGGAGGCGGTTCTGAAGGAGCCCATCCAGGCTGGAGACGTGAGAGGAACCCGGAAGCTCTTTGAGTCCAGACCTCTGAGCCATCTGGGACGCTGTCAGTCCATCGAGGACCACAGCCTGCTCAAGCTGACGTCGGAGCTccaggagcagagaggagaccTCCAGAAGAGGGTCAAGCTCTTCCAGGCGGACCCCTGCTGTGCCATCAGGGACGACAGTGGAGGTGTTCATGGGATCAAGTCCGTGTGCAGGGAGGagatcagcagcagcaacatcagAACGGCTCGCTGGCTGTTTGAGACCCAACCTCTGGATCTGATCAACAAGGGAACCGACGGAGTGAAGATCATCAGGGGCATCTCTCTGGAAGAGGGCCACCGGGGGGGCTTTGACCAGAAGAGGTGGATGTTTGAAACCCAGCCGTTTGACACCATACAGGAAGTGGACAAGTTTGTAGGAACTGTGGCTGAAGGCACCGAAGAAGCTGCCGTCATCAGCAAGAAAAAGCTCTTCGAAATGCAACCGCTGGCGACACTGAAGGGAGACTCTGAGCAAAAGTCCCTGGAAAAGGAGGAAGTTCTTGGGGGAGATGTTAAGACCTCCCTGTGGCTGTTTGAGACCCAACCCATGGAGACTCTTAGCGACAGCTACGAAGTTGGACGTTTGAAGAAAATTAGCCTTTCGGCTGATGAACAAGGAGAAGTAAAATATAAGAAGCAAATATTTGAGAGCTGCGGTATTCAAAATGAAACCTCGTCCAAGCAGGAAGTGGTTGAAAAGGGCGATGTCAAGGGATTCAAACGCCTGTTTGAAACCATTCCTCTGAGCAAAATCACTCATTCTGAGGAGACTGTTGAGAAGGAAAAAGCTTCAGCGTCGGGAAATGTCAAAAGCAACCAAGAAATGTTTGAGGCGACTCCTTTATATGCGATCAAGGACAGCTCTGGAAACCTCCATAAGGTCACGACCGTCAGCCGAGAAGAATTCATTCAAGGCAAAGTCCAGAACTATAAATGGATGTTTGAGACCAGGCCTCTGGATGAGCTGGCAGAGACGGAAGGAAACGTGGAGGTCATCAAAGGCATCACCAGACAAGAGGACCAATCGGGTGACGTCAAGACGGCAAAGTGGCTGTTTGAAACCCAGACCATCGAGGGGATCCACGCCAAGTTCAACCAGAGAGAACCTTCTGTGGTAGACCAGCCTCAACAAGGAGACGTCAAGACCTGTAAGTGGTTGTTTGAAACTCAACCGATGGACATTTTATATGATAAAGCAGACAAAGTCCACGAAAAAGAGGATAAAGAAACCATCGACAACACCAGCGTCAAGTCTATCACCTGGCTTTTTGAGTCACAGCCACTGGACAGCATCAGAGATGGTGGTGAGTACAGTTTGAAGCTGTGCGACACCATAAAGGACCGTGTCAGGCCCGAGGTCGGCGTTCAAACAGTCAAGCACCTCTTTGAAACGGAAACCTTACACCGAATAAGACTGGATTCCCATCCTGAACGTGGCCACAGGTGCGTCAGCCAGGTCAGCCTTCAGTCCGGCGATGTCTCCTGGGTCAAAGAACTGTTTGAATCTCAGTCCTTGGATGAAATCGGATCCGAGGTGGAAGCAGCAACATCAGAAGAGAAGAACCCCAACGTGGAGAAAGGTTCAGTGCATACCTTCACCTGGATGTTTGAGAACTGTCCCATGAACTTGATCAATAAGAACGACGACGATGTGAACCTCCAGAGGGTCGGCTGTGTTGAGAGTGGAGATGTGAGGAACAAAAAGTTCATCTTCCAAACGTCTTCACTGGACAAACTCCACCCCCAGCCCCTGGAAGACAAGCGGTTCTCTGCTGAACATCAGGGGAACAACGTGGACGTGAAGTCCAGCACCATGATGTTTGAGAGCCAGCCCCTCTACGCCATCAGAGACAAGGAGGGCCAGTTCCATGAGGTCACCACTGTGAAGAAGGAGGAGGTCCTGAGTGGTGACGTCCGAGGAGCGAGGTGGATGTTTGAGACGAAGCCCCTCGATGCCATTCAGGCAGAAAATGAAGTCTACGTGATCCGAGCCGTCACCCAAGAAGATGTAAAGAAAGGAGACGTGAAGTCGGCCCGATGGAAGTTTGAGACGCAGCCTTTGGACTCCCTCACTGTCCGGGATGAACCTTCTGTCAAGGTCATTGAGGACATCGGCGGCAGCAACGTGCAGCTcagtaaacacatttttgaatcTGAACAGTCATCCAACAAGTTTGTGCGAATGGTAAGTGTGACCGATGTCCAGCGTGGGGATGTCAGAACGTCCACCTGGCTCTTTGAAAACCAAACCATCGACAGTCTGAAAGGGgaacctgaggaacaaggagaGCTGAAAACGGTCCACAGGGAGGACTGTCAGAAAGGAGATGTCAAACGCTGCACTTGGTTGTTTGAATCACAACCATTGGACAAAATCAAGGAATCAGAGGACACCTCAGTGCAAAGTCCTGAAGACCAGATCCCAAAGGTTGATGTGAAGTGTACGACATGGCTGTTTGAGACCACTCCGCTGGACAAAATCACCGCTGACAGTGTTGCCGACACCCTTTCCTATCTGTGCCAAATGGGTTTCGTCCACTCAAGTGGTATCATCATAGAAGCAAACGAGAGCAGAAACGTTCATATGGCAAAATATCTGTTTGAAAGCAACAGCGGTGTGCAAATCCAGAAAGAAGAGGTTGTCGGGGGCAACATCAGGAACATCGTGCTACAGCTGTTGCTTAAGACCACCCTAAAACCCCAAATCACTCTCCTTAGAGAAGTGGAAAAGGACAAAGTGAACACCACAGTCATGGAGCTCCCTGTCTATGAATCAGCGATCAACTTTGAGACAGATCAAAGAATTCAAAACATCGTCCAGATGATAGACGGTTTGCTAGTCCAGGATAAGGATGTAAGGAAGGGAATCCTAATGCAGGAGGGTGCAGGAGGGCAAGCGGAGATGTCCGTTTATTCCCTCATCTGCAACCCCGAAAGCAAAAGCGAGAGTCAGGTCAGAGAGAGGGGCGATATAAAGTCCACCATCGGAAGTCTTTTAGCTACTGCCAGCAGTCAGAGGACGCCAGCGTCCTGCAGGGTGGATGAAAACGAAAAGGGAAACGTCAATCTGTACAAAAGCTGCATTGAGAAAGGAGATCTGCACTACCTGAAGACTCTTCACACGGAGGCATCGGGGGATGAAGTCGATAACGGCATTCCGGCTGAGGAGAGCATTGACATTGTTCATGGCGATGTGAAAGAGGCAAAGCGAAGTCTCTGCCAGCAAAAAGACCAAGTGGAGCGCACCATCTCTGACATCCTGCCAGGGGACGTGAAGAACACCAAGAAAGTGTTCTCATCTGACTGCTCGGTCTCCGTTGACAGCTGCGTCCCGAGGGAAGAGATCATCCCCGGCAACGTGGTATCAGCAAAGCAGCAACTTGCAGTCCAGCCACCCGTTATGGTGGAAAAGAAGGACATCGTGGCCGGGGACATCAAGGCAACCATGCAGTCATTAGAACGCGCAAAGCAGCAGAGCACGTGTATGGAGCGGGAGGTCATCACACCTGGAACCATCTACGACATGGACCTGTCAGCTCAAGGTCCTGAAGAGGACGAAAGCCAATTGCAAAGAGAGGTCATCATTGCCGGAGACGTGAAAGCAGCCAAAAAGTCCTTGGAGCTGGCCAAGCAGCAAAGCATGCATGTGGAGCGGGACGTCATTGTCCCCGGAAAGATCTACAACCTGGACGTCACGGCACAGGAGGAATGCACCTCAGTGGCAACGCAACCAACATGTTCAACCCCTTCAAGATCCCAGAAAATCAGGACTTATCCAAAGGTCAGTAGTACTGAGAAAGACCGGGAAAGCCATGTCTCCTTTGAGACTTGTCCACAAAGTGCAGTTGTTGTCAGTAATTGTGCACAAGGATCACTGCCTTCGTTTGTAGTTTGTGAGTTTAACGGTCAGACGACAGAAGATGAGGTAGAAGTTACCAGAGGAGATGTGAAGGCAGCGATCAGGTCTCTGCAGAGCGCAGCGACCGAGCCGAGGCTCGTAGATAAAGAGGATATCGTACGAGGGAATGTCCAGCTGGCTCTGCAGTCGCTAGAGAAGTCTAGTCTAAACGTGTCCAAAGGAGACTATAAGGCTGCCATGATATACAGGAATTCAGGAAGGGCTTGTTCAGAGAGGAGCAAGACAGTTCTCAAGGAATGTGCTGTGGTGTCCATGCCTCCATCTGACGCACAATTGTTTCCTTCAATTTCAGTAACCTGTGAAGGACAGCCATCCATTACAACACAGAATTCAACCCTCAACCCCGTAGCAAATGGAAACCCCAAGTCCTCCATCACAGAGAGTGTTGCTCCACCTCCACTCCCCCTAAAGACAAGTGATAAATCCTCCAAGCAGAAGCCGGTCCTGTCGCCAAAACCTCGATGGACAAAATCAGTGGTTGTGGAGGAACAggatatttcaccaactcctgcTCCAGAATTCTCTGGCCCCAtgaaagacaacagtaaaaatACAGCGATCCACCCAAAACAAGGCAAACACTCCCCTACAGATAAAACGCAACATGGTGAAGACAATCAAGAGACCTGCTGTGAAACACACCACCGTAAACATGTTGAGGAAACGATGGAAGACAAACCAAACTGTCAAACAATGATGTCAAACAGCACTGAGGTGGAAATGGAGAAAAACGTGATCCAGAAAATCAATGCAGCCGAGGAGATTCAGAAGTACATGAAGAATCAGGCTGGAGGTGATCAACAGGAAAAGACCACAAGCTTGCAGGAAATGCGACAGAACTTTGAAAGAAGGGAAAGTGAGAGTCTGGACAGAAGAAAGCCTTCGCTATCCAAAAAGGTCAAAGTGAAACAAGAGAATACGAGCGTGGCAGGACAAACCcatgaccaatcacagcccacgAAACAACACCATCCTGATGGCAAACTGCAAAGTCAAACGACCAGGAATTCAGTTGATGCAAGCTTTATCCAGCAAAATGACCTGAATGCAAGTCAATCAAAACCTGAGGATAAAGTAGTTCTCAGAGAGAAGAAGGTAAAGGAGACGGACGACGAAAGAAGACAGAGGCTTTCTGTCCACAAGGACGAGATCATGAAAGGAAACGTAAAAGCGGCGatggaaatatttgaaaatttgaGGAAACGAGAGGAACTGAAAGGGATTCTGTCTCAGGTGCAGGAGATCGAAGGAGAGACTAGCGCCACCGATGTTGGCTCCTTGAAGATCATTTACGACAACGACGTTCCTGTCTGGATGGACGCACCCAGTATGAACGGAAAGCAACACAAGACAGAGGGAAAGAAGGTTGAGGCACAGGAGGATGATCTAGAAAGCATCTCCTCAGTCGAGACTGCGTTTGAAGATCTAGAAAAAGCAAGCAAGGAGATCATGAATCTGAAGGAACAAACATTGGCAAAGCTTCTTGAAATTGAAGATGCAATTAAAAAGGCGTTGTACTCTGTCTCCAGTCTGAAGTCTGAGGCGGACATCGCAGGTTTGTCGGGATTATTTGACGAATCTCTGAAATCTGAGCAAAACTTTCAGCCTGCAAAAAACATCCGGAAAATAAGTATCGTCTCAAGCAAGGCCAAACCAGATCCAATGAAGGAGACAAATGACGTGGGTGTTCTGGACTCAGGTCCCTCCAAACAAGAAGGGCCCAAACAAGTGCACACAAAGCCACTGTTGAGACAGTCGTCCTCCCAGTCCTCCCCATCCTTCATCTCCATTCACTCAGCAGCCAGGAGGCCTGCTGAGCAACCCGTACCGGCGATGTCCACGTTCAAACCAAGGCCGGAAGATCCTGGTGCTAACAGTGATCTGGGAAAGGAGTCCTGCAGAAGTCCTGCAGACCGTAAGATGACCGTTCTCCAAGTGAAGACTGTTCCAGAACAATCCGACGGAATGATCGGCACCAAGACCGTCAGCGAAACCTACGAGGAGACCGACGGCTTTGGGAACGTCTTTGTGTCTACAGTCACGTCCAGGTTCTTCACCAAACAGTCTGGCAGTAACTCGTCCTCTCTGTTTGGCCTGGACAGTCCAACCATCATGACGTCCCCGTTGACCCCGAGATCAGACCGGAGGTCCCAGGACAACGTGCCAAGCAACGCCAAGAAGGATGGGACGGTGTTTGTTACATTCAGCCAACCAAGGGAAAAGCActaa